ATACCTGTCTGCCAACAGGCAAGAAAGGACTAACACTTGTTGAATTACTTATCACACTTGTAATCTCAAGTATAATAATAGGAGCTGCTGTTGCGTTACACATACATAATCAAAGGACTTTTGCTAAAGAAGAAGCATTAACTGATGCCCGAAGCAATACAAGGGGAGGACTTGGGATTTTAATTGATGATTTGAGAATGGCTGGCTGTAATCCGAGGGAGGCAGCTGATTTTACACCCGGAATTAAGAGTGCATACTCTGATTCTATAAGGATAGCAATTGATATAGATACTAATGGCACAGTGAGCAGGGATGACGAGCGGCGTGGCTATTATCTATCTGGAGATAACCTTTACAGGTACATATTACCACTGGCAGGTGGGATAGATACTATAGTTGTTGCAGAAAATATAGATTACCTTGAGTTTAGGTATTTTGATTCTAACGGAACTGAATTATTAAGACCAGTTGATGTGTCACAGTTAGAAAATATCAAGTCAGTAAAAATTGTAATTGTGGGTAGGACAGCTAAAGAGTTTTCTGACCACAAAGACTCAGGTATGTACCCAAATGGACAAATATACGATGATAGATACTATAGGTGTTGGGACTCTACATATGTGAGACTCAGAAATTTATAGATGAAAGCAAAATGATTGTATTCCTTTTTATTTTGTCTGCTTTCTGGTCACAAACTGACTGGTCAGGTGGGAGTGGCCAAGGGACTTGGGCTAATACTACAAAATATTTTAGTGGCTCAAATATTGATTGTACAAGGCTTCCTGGCAATATTTTGCTTAATGCACCAAACGGCTGGAATGGGACTGGACAACTTAATGCGACCGGCATTTGGGCATTTGTTGGGGGCAGCAATTCTAAATTTTGGAGTGCAATGTCTCCTGACATTGCAACACTAATTTATGCGGCCGGCGATAGCGCTGCCCTTAAAGGGTTTGTATTTAAATCAGCGGATGGTGGAAACAGCTGGATAAATGCTGGAATACCCGCATGTAATTGGGTGCATGACATTATAGAAATAGGACAGGATACAATTTTAGCAGCTACAAGTGCAGGTGTGTTTAGGTCAACAAATGGAGGTGTAAGTTGGAGCCCTACTTCGCTTACTATTGCTACACATTGTCTGCTGCGTTCAAGATTAGGTGTCCTATATGCAGGAACAGAAGGAGGTGCCGTTTATAAGTCACTTGATGATGGAATAAATTGGTCAAATACAGGAACCTTGACTAATGCTACTTCTATATGGACACTGATTGAGGCAAGTGGTGATACCTTATATGCTGGAGGAACAAAGAACCCAACAGGACCAGTAGATGAGCTTGTATGTGTATTTAAGTCAGCTAACGGGGGGATAAGCTGGGGTGATGTTAGCTTTAACACCAAAGATAAGCGTGTGTATTCAATGATACAAGCACAAAATTTAACAATTTATGCAGGAACAGGACCGGACTCAGGTGAAGTATGGAAAACACAAAATGGTGGTGCGACCTGGACACGTACACAACACTTACCTTATGCGGAAGCTGTCTACTCTTTATTACAGAGCGACAAGGGAACAATCTATGCAGGAACAGGAACGTTAGCAGGTTATCTGTATAAATCAACAGATGGGCAAAACTGGACGTACGAAACGATAAACACAACTGTTAGTTGCATATACTCTTTGTTACAAACAAATAATGGATTCTTATATGCTGGCACAATCAAGGGGGTAGGCAGTACCACAGCTGTCTGGAAGGCTGGCTATTTCTCTACAGGACAGCTTAAGTCGTCAAGCTACTTAGCGAGTACTACAAATCAGGTTGATTATGATACAGTAACTTGGGATGCAGATTTACACGGTGGAAGTATTCAAGTATGGATTAGGACTAATACCGGCCCTGATATGTATGGAGTAGACTCTTTTCGTGTAATGACAAGTGGTGATACGATACCGACTCAATTCAACAATAAGGGATATATACAGTACCAGGTCAAATTAGCTACACCAAACAATGACTCTACACCTGTATTTAAGTATATAAAGATAAGTTATACCTGTCCTAGCAGGATAGAACTGACCTGTGAGTCACAAAATGACTATGTGTTATTTGATGGTTTACCTAATCCGTTTAATCCAGACAGAGTTGGGACACGAATCAGTTACAAACTACCTGCTAAAAGTAGTGTATCACTTAAAATATACGATTTCACAGGTAGACTTATAAGAACACTCGTAAATCAAAGTCAACCACCCGGTTATTATACAGTTGAATGGGATGGGAGGCAAGACAACAGAATGAGAGTAGCGTCTGGAGTATATTTCTATAGACTTGCTACCCCATCCTTCTCGGAGGCTAAAAAAATAATCCTTATCCGGTAAGGAATGTAAGCCCCGTCGTTAAACACACAGCCAGTCAAACTTAACAAAAATTAACAGAAGGTTATGAAAAACTATCACAAAAAACTTTTTTGCGTTGACAAAATGAAATTAAAAAGTATAAATAAGATTAGGGAGTGAAATTATGAATAAACGAGTTATTTTAATCATCACTTTTTCAGCTTTATTATTTAATTTGGGTGTAGCTAACTCTTTTGAGAGAAAGCCAAAAAGATATCGGTAGCTACCTAACAAAGGTGGAGATTGAAAAGCGTAAAGATATTCACAAGCTTTATAATTTAGGGCTTCCAATCTATGAGGATATGCATAGCTACATTATTGCAGATGCTACTCCTAATTTTATTAGATTGCTTATAAAGGAGAAGTTTAAATTCCAGGTCTTAGATACAAATCCATAAGATAAAGATTATTACCTCGTCTTTCTTGTAGCCGAAAAGAATCTTGTCCCGACTCTGTCTGGATTTGGTAAAATTATATTCTTTTATGAGTAACTATAATTTTAGCTCATATGATAGGCTACAATGCAGGTAGTAATACTGTTGAAGTACACACTAACAGCGCTTCTGAATGGCTTGCCGATTTCCTTATAGCATGTGTAGATAGCTATGTTACAGATTTAGAAACCTACAAAGTGCTACCCGGGCCTCCGTATAGTGACCATGCTTCTTTCTGGGATGAAGGCTACAATGCTCTATGTTCACATGAGTATGATTTCAATCCTGAGTATCACACTACTGGTGATTTAATAATTACTTTGAAGAATACCGGGACAGCAAAAGCAAAAGGAGTAAGTGCAACTCTAATCACAGCTGACCCATATGTTACTGTGAATGTAGGGGCTGGAAACTGTGTAGATATAGAACCTGATTCAACAGCTAATCTCTCCCCTCTAAATGTATGGCGGTTTGGTAGTGATGGCTCTGTAACTGAAGAGGGTTGGTACATTGATGATATTTATGTTGGACCTCATACTGGAGTAGAACTAAGCGAATATACTCCTTCAAGTTTTGCTATCTTACAGAATAGACCAAACCCATTTACAAAGTCATCAGTTATTAGTTACCAGTTGCCAGTTAAATGTCATGTAAGCTTAAAGATTTACGACTGTGCAGATAGATTTATTAGAACTCTTGTTGATGATAATAAGAAACCTGGCTATTATTCAGTTAAGTGGGATTGCTATGACTCTTCTGGGAGGAGAGTCCCTTCCGGAGTGTACTTCTACAGATTTGAAAGCAATAGATTTAATAAAACTATGAAGCTATTACTTTGTAGGAGGAACCTTTAAGGATGTCATTCTGAACGAAGTGAAGAATCTCATTTTCTTTTGCAAGGCTACCCATTCCGACATGGAACGGGTCGGGAAAGCCTTGCCCTATACGTCTTTATAGTTTATATCCAATATCTCTAAGGAATTTCTTTCTCTCTTTTATTTCTTTTTCACTTTCTATTCCAGTAGTAGATAAGCCATCAACAATACCAAGTATAGCCCTACCTTTTTCTGTCTCTCCTATAATGACTTGAGTTGTATTTGCAGTAGCACAAAATATACTACAAACTTCCGGTACTGCCTTTATTCTTGGCAATAAATTCATTGGGAAAGCATTACGGATAAAAATAATAAATGAATGCCCAGCCCCAATATTTAGGGCGTTATTTTTTGCAAGTGTGATGAGTTCATCATCATTACCAGACCATCTTACAAGTCTAGGACCCGAGGATTCACAAAATCCTATCCCAAACTTGATACCAGGAACGCTTGATATTAGGGCTTCATGTAAGTCTTCGACAGTCTTTATAAAATGAGACTGCCCAAGTATGAAGTTTACATCGCTTGGCTTGTCAATTTCGACAATTTTAATTTCCATATTCCCTCCTACATGTTTAAATAAAGTGGTTTAATTTTATACTGTTTCACTGAAGAAGTCAACTCAAAATTGAGAAACAAATACATTTTAGGCATTTGATTTTCTATATAAAACTTGACTTCTTATAATCATTTTGTATAATTTTTAATCTATGATTAAAGTAATTAGACATCCAGTTGCTGAGTTAGAGCTCTCAATAATAAGGGAGAGAAGTATACCATCAGCTACATTTAGGGCAGGTATTGATAAGATAACAGAAATCCTAATGCTTGAGCTTATAAAAGGAGCCCGCATATATAATTATGTGCTGGATACTGTCCTTGTCCCTATTTTACGGGCAGGAATTTTCATGCTTCCGGGTGCTATCAAATTTTTACCAGCATCAAAAATAGGGCTTATAGGATTAAAAAGGGAGGTATCACCTCAAGATGATAAGACACTTGTGCCTCATACTTATTATGTAAATTTACCCCAAAAATTAAGCACCGTCGTAATCCTTGACCCAATGCTTGCTACAGGTGGGACAATGGTAAAGGCGTGCGAAATATTAAAGGGCTATGGTGCAAATTCTATTTACGCGCTTACTATCGTTTGTGCGCCTCAAGGGGTAAAGCTTGTTGAGAAAATGGTGCCAGAACTTGAGCTTCTGACTGTATCAGTAGATAAAGGGCTTGATAAGAACGGTTATATTGTTCCCGGTATAGGAGATGTAGGGGATAGGCTGTTTGGGCGGTAAGAAATGACGAAATCCGAATGACGAATGACGAAAAACATGGGGTATAAAGATACTGTTCATTTACCACGTACTGATTTTTCTATGCGTGCCAATTTGCCTAAAAAAGAAATAGATATCTTGGGCTTTTGGGATGAGCTTGATATCTACAAAGAGGTACGTAAATCACGTTCCGGTAAAGAGAAGTTCGTCTTACATGATGGCCCACCTTACACGAATGGTCATATCCACCTCGGGCAGGCATTGAACAAGATTTTGAAAGATACTATTGTGAAATATAAAGCAATGATGGGTTTTGATACCCCTTGTATACTTGGTTGGGATTGTCATGGTATGCCTATTGAGCATGAAGTTATAAAGACAGAAGCGAGAAGTGAGAATCGAGAAGCGAAAGACCAGAAGACAGAAGATATAAGGCGTATAGAAATAATCAAAAAATGTCGCCTCTATGCAGAAAAGTTTGTACATATCCAGATGGCCGAATTCAAGCGGCTTGGTGTTTT
The sequence above is drawn from the bacterium genome and encodes:
- a CDS encoding prepilin-type N-terminal cleavage/methylation domain-containing protein, producing the protein MTNTCLPTGKKGLTLVELLITLVISSIIIGAAVALHIHNQRTFAKEEALTDARSNTRGGLGILIDDLRMAGCNPREAADFTPGIKSAYSDSIRIAIDIDTNGTVSRDDERRGYYLSGDNLYRYILPLAGGIDTIVVAENIDYLEFRYFDSNGTELLRPVDVSQLENIKSVKIVIVGRTAKEFSDHKDSGMYPNGQIYDDRYYRCWDSTYVRLRNL
- a CDS encoding FlgD immunoglobulin-like domain containing protein; this translates as MGLYICETQKFIDESKMIVFLFILSAFWSQTDWSGGSGQGTWANTTKYFSGSNIDCTRLPGNILLNAPNGWNGTGQLNATGIWAFVGGSNSKFWSAMSPDIATLIYAAGDSAALKGFVFKSADGGNSWINAGIPACNWVHDIIEIGQDTILAATSAGVFRSTNGGVSWSPTSLTIATHCLLRSRLGVLYAGTEGGAVYKSLDDGINWSNTGTLTNATSIWTLIEASGDTLYAGGTKNPTGPVDELVCVFKSANGGISWGDVSFNTKDKRVYSMIQAQNLTIYAGTGPDSGEVWKTQNGGATWTRTQHLPYAEAVYSLLQSDKGTIYAGTGTLAGYLYKSTDGQNWTYETINTTVSCIYSLLQTNNGFLYAGTIKGVGSTTAVWKAGYFSTGQLKSSSYLASTTNQVDYDTVTWDADLHGGSIQVWIRTNTGPDMYGVDSFRVMTSGDTIPTQFNNKGYIQYQVKLATPNNDSTPVFKYIKISYTCPSRIELTCESQNDYVLFDGLPNPFNPDRVGTRISYKLPAKSSVSLKIYDFTGRLIRTLVNQSQPPGYYTVEWDGRQDNRMRVASGVYFYRLATPSFSEAKKIILIR
- a CDS encoding FlgD immunoglobulin-like domain containing protein: MIGYNAGSNTVEVHTNSASEWLADFLIACVDSYVTDLETYKVLPGPPYSDHASFWDEGYNALCSHEYDFNPEYHTTGDLIITLKNTGTAKAKGVSATLITADPYVTVNVGAGNCVDIEPDSTANLSPLNVWRFGSDGSVTEEGWYIDDIYVGPHTGVELSEYTPSSFAILQNRPNPFTKSSVISYQLPVKCHVSLKIYDCADRFIRTLVDDNKKPGYYSVKWDCYDSSGRRVPSGVYFYRFESNRFNKTMKLLLCRRNL
- a CDS encoding adenosine-specific kinase; the encoded protein is MEIKIVEIDKPSDVNFILGQSHFIKTVEDLHEALISSVPGIKFGIGFCESSGPRLVRWSGNDDELITLAKNNALNIGAGHSFIIFIRNAFPMNLLPRIKAVPEVCSIFCATANTTQVIIGETEKGRAILGIVDGLSTTGIESEKEIKERKKFLRDIGYKL
- the upp gene encoding uracil phosphoribosyltransferase yields the protein MIKVIRHPVAELELSIIRERSIPSATFRAGIDKITEILMLELIKGARIYNYVLDTVLVPILRAGIFMLPGAIKFLPASKIGLIGLKREVSPQDDKTLVPHTYYVNLPQKLSTVVILDPMLATGGTMVKACEILKGYGANSIYALTIVCAPQGVKLVEKMVPELELLTVSVDKGLDKNGYIVPGIGDVGDRLFGR